DNA sequence from the Methanolobus sp. ZRKC5 genome:
CGTAATGTGATACTTTCGCTACATATTCAGAAGATAATCCCTTATATGCTACAATATCCAGATTGCCTGTAAAGGTATCAACAACATACAGACAACCAGAATCGAATGGATCTATCTGGAGAGTCAGTTCCAGCAACTGCCCATAGGTCTCCTGCAGATTGTCAGTTAAAGCAAGAACATTTCCAAGTTCGCATTGAAATTGCAAAAATTTATTTGATTGCTTACTACTGGTGATGTCAACAATGATACCTTGAATGAAATAGATCTCATCCTCATCACGTTGAATAAAGGTTCTTTCATTAACCCAGCGTACTTCGCCAGATTTTGTAAGAATTCTGTATTCATGGTTGAAAGTTGATTGCGTTGATTCTATAAACTTAGTGGATCTGGTTTGAACTTTTATTAAATCATCGGGATGGATTATATCTCCATAAAGAAGTGTGCCTGATATGAATTCATCTGATGAATAACCAAATTGCCTGATGTTTTCAGATACGAATTCCACTGGCCAATTGTGCTCCACTTTCCATAAAAAAACAACCAGAGGGCTACTGTTCACAATATTGCCAAGTGCTTGCTGCATTTCATTTGAATGCCTCAGTTCATTTGTATATTTTTTGAGAGCTTCTTCAGAATTCTTGCGTTCAGTAATATCGCGGACAAAAGCAAAAAGATATTGAATATCTTCAAATTCCAGATAACTTAGTGAAATTTCTACAGGAAAACTTCTTCCATGTTTTGTGTAATGTATTGATTCCATTTGGAATGAACCATGTTTTTTTACCTTATTCCACAGTTCATTCCACTTGTTCTCTGGAAAATCATGGCTGATATCAAAGACCTTCATTGAAAGCAGTTCTTCCAGAGAATAATCATAATTCGTAACTATTCAGCCTACCACAATTAGCCTATTGATACTGATTTAATCAAAACGGAGATGTTTGCTCACTAACAACCTAAGAATCAAAAAAGCAATCAATGGCAACAATCAAAATTAATGATCCTAATAAAATGTAGGTCTCAACTTTTTGTCAAGATTGCTATTGATAGTGTTTTTATCAGGCTGAATAGTTACCATAATTCTTACATACAGCCTCATTGACAAACATGAAACTAGCATCTGGAGCTATCCAGAAAGCTGGCTCCATACTGTGATTTATTGAATATTGTGTGAGACGTAAATTTTTTTCTGCTTCTTTACGCTTGGTAATGTTACGACTAAAAGTAAAAACATACTCCATGCCATCAAACTGTAAATGATTATAAGTAATCTCTACAGGGATCATTTGACCTGTTTTTGAAACATGAACAGTTTCTACTGTCCCAATCTGTGATTTTTTCATTTTGTTCCAATGCCCTTCCCACATATCCTCCGAAAAATACGGATCTATATCAAAGACTTTCATTGAAAACAGTTCTTCCATAGAATAACTTAATTCTCTACAAAATGCTTTATTGACGTATAAAAAACTGGCATCTGGGGCTATCCATGAAATGGAATCTATACAATTCTCAATTGAATATTTTGAAAGGAGTAAATCGTTTTCAAAATACTTATGTCCTGTGATATACGTTTCAAACCCACTGGAATCCATTTTTACCACCTACATTATATATAAGAAATATATGACAGTTCCTATATTAAATATACACTGCATTTGCTATATGAATATAGAAATGCAAATTTTTAAAAAGGAATTACACCCAATGTTGCCCATAGTGAAATAATTGATTCAGCTATTTTTTGCTCAAAACCAGCATTTTGTGCTAATTTAAGAGTTTTTCGACCAGAAATTATATATCTATTTTTGACAGGCAAAAAATTTATGTTTTTAATAGATGTAATAGTTTTCAATTCCATTTATTTCTATAACACTGTTTACTATTTTTCTAAAAAAAACACATATAAATAGTTTATTATCGCTGTTTGTTATTCCAAGATTTTTATAAAGGCTGTGCATGTTGTTTAGACTACTTATAAATAAATACAATAGAACTAATCTATTTTTTTATATTTGGTTTATCGAGCATTTGCAAAATAGTGATATTTAAAGCGTTCGGTATAAAAATGCTACGAAGATTTTATATAATAGATTTTGAAGACGTTTTTATGTGGACACAAAGGGAGCTAAAAAGCATACCTAATAATTAACTCCTGTAAAATCAAAAAAATGGTTTTGTCCTAGAAACGAACATCGCAACAACAAGACAAACAATGACAGATCAATTAAATCGAACAAGATGGAGGAGAACATTGATGACACAGAGAATGACACCACCTGAACGAATGATGGCGGTGATGACCGGACAAAAACCCGACCGTGTACCAGTAGTTCCTTTTGTTCTGGGATATTCTGCACAGATCACGGGCATATCTCTTGGTGATTTCTATGCGGATGGGGATAAATGTTTTGAAGCTCAGTTCGCTTCAATGCGCTTGCATGGTTATGAACAGACTCCGATGTATGGGTACGCATCAATGGGAGCTCTGGAATTTGGTGGCGAAATAGAGTATCCTTATGGAAAAGGTCAGGGAGCTCCATTTGTCAAGAAGCATCCCGTTAATAATCTTGAGGACATCGAAAAACTTGAAGTACCGGATTTTAATAAGGAATTACCTGGTGCATATAAGCAAGCTGATAAATTAGCTTCCAGATGCGCTGAACTTGGTATGCCTGTTTCTATACAGGTAGGCAGTACCTTTACTGCAGCTTCAGTTATCGCAGATACATCCGAATTTGTTAGTTGGATCATCATGGAACCTAAGACTGTACACTTACTACTCGATAAAGTATGTGATATGCTCATTAATGCTATAGATTACTTTGCAGACAAATATGGTGCAGAAAATCTGCTTCCCTTCGATGGTGGGCCTTCTGAATCCAATACAATGATATCGGCTGATATGTTTGCTGAATTCGCATATCCTTACATGAAAAGAATCCACACTCATTTGAAAGAACTAGGAGTGAATTCTGTACTTATGCATCCATGTTCTGACCAAAACAAAAACATCCCCTACTATGTTAAATTAAGGAACGAGATGGGATGGTTTGGAAAATATATTTGGCTCTTTGGTCCGGAAACACCCGTAAAGACCCAGGTAGAAGCATTCGGCGACCATGACGTCGTATGTGGTAACATCGATCCATCACTCTTCATTACTGAATCATACAAGGATTTACTGGAAATATGCAGACAGAACATAGTTGAAGGAATGAATTCCCCTTCAGGCTATATTCTGGCTGCAGGTTGTGAATTCCCTCCCAACGCAGCACCTATTAAATTAATGGCCATGTTGGATGCTGCAGAAAAATATGGGAGATATGACTAAATGATCAGTAAAATCCAATTTTTATTTTTGGATTAAACTACTATTGGAGGTCAAATATGTCAAACCAGGAAATCTTAAACAAACTCCGGGATACAATTGTAATTCAGGACATAAAAGGCTGCGTGGCAGCTGCAAAAGAAGCCCTTGAAGCAGGCATCAGTGCTTTTACTGCCATAAATGAGGGTCTTGCAGCAGGCATGAAGATCGTCGGTGATAAGTATGAATTAGGAGAACTCTACCTCCCCCACATCATGATCTCTGCAAAAGCCATGGACGGTGCAATGGAAATACTCACCCCTGAACTTGAAAAAGACAAGACGACTGAAAGTGTTGGAACTGCTATCACTTTTGTACAGCAAGGAGACATCCATGAGATTGGCCATCGCCTGGTCTCAATAATGCTGAGTGTAAACGGTTTCAATATAGTCGATCTTGGTGTGGACGTTCCAAACGAAACCATCATTGATGAGATCAACAAGCTCAATGATGGTAAGATACTTCTTGTGGGCTCTGCACTCATGACAACATCAATGCAGGGTCAGAAAGATACCATGGAAGCAATTGAAGAAGAAGGACTGCGGGATTCGGTGAAGATCATGTTTGGTGGAGCACCGGTTTCTGAAAACTGGATCAAAGAGATTGGAGCTGATGCAACAGCAAAGAACGCAGCGGATGCTGCTCGTATTGCAATAAAAATTATGAACTAAATATCTGTGGCATTGTAGAAAATCTTATTCTCAATTGATTCTGAAATAAATATTAAGCG
Encoded proteins:
- a CDS encoding methyltransferase cognate corrinoid protein — its product is MSNQEILNKLRDTIVIQDIKGCVAAAKEALEAGISAFTAINEGLAAGMKIVGDKYELGELYLPHIMISAKAMDGAMEILTPELEKDKTTESVGTAITFVQQGDIHEIGHRLVSIMLSVNGFNIVDLGVDVPNETIIDEINKLNDGKILLVGSALMTTSMQGQKDTMEAIEEEGLRDSVKIMFGGAPVSENWIKEIGADATAKNAADAARIAIKIMN
- a CDS encoding PAS domain S-box protein, which produces MDSSGFETYITGHKYFENDLLLSKYSIENCIDSISWIAPDASFLYVNKAFCRELSYSMEELFSMKVFDIDPYFSEDMWEGHWNKMKKSQIGTVETVHVSKTGQMIPVEITYNHLQFDGMEYVFTFSRNITKRKEAEKNLRLTQYSINHSMEPAFWIAPDASFMFVNEAVCKNYGNYSA
- a CDS encoding uroporphyrinogen decarboxylase family protein, with product MTQRMTPPERMMAVMTGQKPDRVPVVPFVLGYSAQITGISLGDFYADGDKCFEAQFASMRLHGYEQTPMYGYASMGALEFGGEIEYPYGKGQGAPFVKKHPVNNLEDIEKLEVPDFNKELPGAYKQADKLASRCAELGMPVSIQVGSTFTAASVIADTSEFVSWIIMEPKTVHLLLDKVCDMLINAIDYFADKYGAENLLPFDGGPSESNTMISADMFAEFAYPYMKRIHTHLKELGVNSVLMHPCSDQNKNIPYYVKLRNEMGWFGKYIWLFGPETPVKTQVEAFGDHDVVCGNIDPSLFITESYKDLLEICRQNIVEGMNSPSGYILAAGCEFPPNAAPIKLMAMLDAAEKYGRYD
- a CDS encoding PAS domain S-box protein, translated to MVTNYDYSLEELLSMKVFDISHDFPENKWNELWNKVKKHGSFQMESIHYTKHGRSFPVEISLSYLEFEDIQYLFAFVRDITERKNSEEALKKYTNELRHSNEMQQALGNIVNSSPLVVFLWKVEHNWPVEFVSENIRQFGYSSDEFISGTLLYGDIIHPDDLIKVQTRSTKFIESTQSTFNHEYRILTKSGEVRWVNERTFIQRDEDEIYFIQGIIVDITSSKQSNKFLQFQCELGNVLALTDNLQETYGQLLELTLQIDPFDSGCLYVVDTFTGNLDIVAYKGLSSEYVAKVSHYDSNSLLTKLVMMGKPIYKNHSEICVMTATESPNEKLNITALVPVKCGDDVIAMLKLMSHSQNEISNDSHNSLENIASQIGGFINRAIYEIELKNDNNDLQGIFEALDDFLIIVDLEGCIIKYNLAVSTRLGYSTEELLGINIISIIPHKRYLAAAKTFFDIIEEKVSYFTFPLMAKDKSLILVVLRFTKGKWKGQDVMIGLSHDVTNENLTNKISQHSDL